A single genomic interval of Litoreibacter ponti harbors:
- a CDS encoding phosphoenolpyruvate carboxykinase — protein sequence MEHGRVNPAHTLEKQGISGLGGVYYNYLEPALIEEALKRDEGSLGKGGSFLVTTGKHTGRSPKDKFVVRTASVEDSIWWDNNAPMEPASFDQLHADMLEHMKGGDYFVQDLFGGADQSQRLDVRVVTELAWHGLFIRHLLRRPEAQELASFVPEFTIINCPSFHADPAKHGCRSETVIALNMDAKLILIAGTAYAGENKKSVFSLLNYMLPEKGIMPMHCSANHAHGNPADAAVFFGLSGTGKTTLSADPGRTLIGDDEHGWSDRGIFNFEGGCYAKTISLSPEAEPEIYATTEKFGTVIENMVYDKDTKDLDFEDDSLTPNMRCAYPLHYISNASDTALGGHPKNVIMLTCDAFGVLPPIARLTPAQAMYHFLSGFTSKVAGTERGVTEPQPTFSTCFGAPFMPRRPEVYGKLLQEKIAQHGSDCWLVNTGWTGGAYGTGSRMPIKATRSLLTAALNGSLSKGDFRIDENFGFEVPVSCDGVADVLLDPRRTWADKEAYDAQAAKLVEMFSDNFEQYLPYIDADVKAAAIG from the coding sequence ATGGAACATGGACGCGTCAACCCAGCGCATACACTGGAGAAGCAAGGCATTAGCGGTCTTGGAGGCGTCTATTACAACTATCTTGAGCCCGCCCTGATCGAAGAGGCGCTCAAGCGCGACGAAGGCAGCCTTGGCAAGGGCGGCTCTTTCCTTGTGACCACCGGCAAGCACACCGGTCGCTCGCCCAAGGACAAGTTCGTGGTCCGCACCGCGTCGGTCGAGGACAGCATCTGGTGGGACAACAACGCGCCGATGGAGCCCGCGTCCTTCGACCAGCTCCACGCCGACATGCTGGAGCACATGAAGGGCGGTGATTACTTCGTGCAGGACCTGTTCGGCGGTGCCGATCAAAGCCAACGGCTTGACGTGCGCGTGGTCACAGAGCTGGCCTGGCACGGGCTGTTCATCCGCCACCTGCTACGCCGCCCCGAAGCCCAAGAGCTTGCAAGCTTTGTGCCGGAGTTCACCATCATCAACTGCCCAAGCTTCCACGCGGATCCGGCCAAGCATGGCTGCCGGTCCGAGACGGTGATCGCGCTGAACATGGACGCAAAGCTGATCCTGATCGCGGGCACCGCCTATGCGGGCGAGAACAAGAAGTCGGTCTTCTCTCTTCTGAACTACATGCTGCCCGAGAAAGGCATCATGCCGATGCACTGCTCGGCCAACCACGCCCATGGCAACCCGGCCGATGCGGCCGTGTTCTTCGGCCTGTCGGGCACCGGTAAGACCACGCTCAGCGCCGATCCCGGTCGCACGCTCATCGGTGACGATGAGCATGGCTGGTCGGATCGCGGCATCTTCAACTTCGAGGGTGGCTGCTACGCCAAGACCATCTCCCTCTCGCCCGAGGCGGAGCCAGAGATCTACGCCACGACCGAGAAGTTCGGCACCGTGATCGAGAACATGGTCTACGACAAGGACACCAAGGATCTCGATTTCGAAGATGACAGCCTGACGCCCAACATGCGCTGCGCCTATCCGCTGCACTATATCTCCAACGCGTCCGACACGGCGCTCGGCGGGCATCCCAAGAATGTAATCATGCTGACCTGCGACGCCTTCGGTGTGCTGCCCCCCATCGCGCGGCTGACACCCGCGCAGGCGATGTATCACTTCCTGTCGGGCTTCACCTCCAAGGTGGCGGGCACCGAGCGGGGCGTGACAGAGCCGCAGCCCACATTCTCCACCTGCTTTGGTGCGCCCTTCATGCCGCGCCGCCCAGAGGTTTACGGCAAGCTCTTGCAGGAAAAGATCGCGCAGCACGGCTCCGATTGCTGGCTGGTCAACACCGGCTGGACCGGTGGCGCCTATGGCACCGGCTCACGGATGCCCATCAAGGCGACCCGGTCGCTGCTGACCGCGGCGCTCAATGGCTCGCTGTCCAAGGGTGACTTCCGCATCGACGAGAATTTCGGCTTCGAGGTTCCGGTGTCCTGCGACGGGGTGGCCGACGTGCTGCTCGATCCGCGCCGCACCTGGGCCGACAAGGAGGCCTACGACGCGCAGGCCGCCAAATTGGTCGAGATGTTCTCGGACAATTTCGAGCAGTACCTGCCCTATATCGATGCGGATGTGAAAGCGGCCGCGATCGGATGA
- a CDS encoding DUF3859 domain-containing protein — translation MIRAAAALSILILGLWTPAQAQRLSDAAPEVFVDRGRVTDLDFGLVCPAGPARKLPAPGTHLGHITQREAWQKVEFTTQTIPLIKGVGFGVDVNALPDGDMIGVEVTVTHPPYPGTDVTRESWVSDVIHNASNLNFFLFEHDFEMVPGRWSFEARYGSALLFAVDFNVVDPDTVPHLKGVCRDPALLS, via the coding sequence ATGATCCGCGCCGCCGCGGCTCTCTCCATTCTCATCTTGGGTCTCTGGACCCCAGCTCAGGCGCAACGTCTCTCCGACGCGGCGCCTGAGGTCTTTGTGGACCGTGGCCGCGTCACCGATCTGGATTTCGGCCTTGTCTGCCCTGCGGGTCCCGCACGCAAACTGCCTGCTCCTGGCACCCATCTGGGTCATATCACCCAGCGGGAGGCGTGGCAGAAGGTGGAGTTCACCACCCAGACGATCCCGCTGATCAAGGGCGTGGGCTTCGGCGTGGACGTCAATGCGCTGCCCGACGGCGACATGATCGGGGTCGAGGTCACGGTGACCCACCCGCCTTACCCCGGCACGGATGTGACGCGGGAAAGCTGGGTCAGCGACGTGATCCACAACGCCTCGAACCTGAATTTCTTTCTCTTCGAGCACGACTTCGAGATGGTGCCCGGGCGCTGGTCCTTCGAGGCGCGTTATGGCAGCGCGCTCCTCTTCGCCGTCGATTTCAATGTGGTCGACCCCGACACCGTGCCACATCTCAAGGGCGTCTGCCGCGATCCGGCGCTGCTATCCTAG